Proteins encoded by one window of Pseudonocardia sp. HH130629-09:
- a CDS encoding ABC transporter ATP-binding protein encodes MTEPRIRIDAAGVDFPIFDAKTRSLKKAVLGKAGGRIGTDAKVPIIEALRDITVSLDKGARVALVGHNGAGKSTLLRLMAGIYEPTRGRSMVRGKVAPVFDLAVGMDPEISGYENILIRGLFLGMTRKQMEARIDDIAAFTELGDYLEMPLRAYSTGMRVRLALGVVTSIDPEILLLDEGIGAVDSEFLNKARDRLHELVDRSGILVFASHSDEFLADLCDTALWMEHGTIKEYGPLHEVLDHYKGRTPS; translated from the coding sequence GTGACTGAACCCCGCATCCGGATCGACGCCGCAGGCGTGGACTTCCCGATCTTCGACGCCAAGACGCGCTCGCTGAAGAAGGCCGTCCTCGGCAAGGCGGGCGGCCGGATCGGCACCGACGCCAAGGTGCCGATCATCGAGGCGCTGCGCGACATCACCGTCAGCCTGGACAAGGGCGCGCGCGTCGCACTCGTCGGGCACAACGGCGCCGGCAAGTCCACGCTGCTGCGGCTGATGGCCGGCATCTACGAGCCCACCCGTGGCCGCTCGATGGTCCGCGGCAAGGTCGCGCCCGTCTTCGACCTCGCCGTCGGGATGGACCCGGAGATCTCCGGCTACGAGAACATCCTGATCCGCGGCCTGTTCCTGGGCATGACGCGCAAGCAGATGGAGGCGCGGATCGACGACATCGCCGCCTTCACCGAGCTCGGCGACTACCTGGAGATGCCGCTGCGGGCGTACTCCACGGGCATGCGGGTGCGGCTCGCGCTCGGCGTCGTCACCTCGATCGACCCCGAGATCCTGCTGCTCGACGAGGGCATCGGCGCCGTCGACTCGGAGTTCCTGAACAAGGCCCGCGACCGGCTGCACGAGCTCGTCGACCGCTCCGGGATCCTCGTGTTCGCCTCGCACTCCGACGAGTTCCTCGCCGACCTGTGCGACACCGCGCTGTGGATGGAACACGGGACGATCAAGGAGTACGGCCCGCTGCACGAGGTCCTCGACCACTACAAGGGGCGGACCCCGTCGTGA
- a CDS encoding ABC transporter permease, with protein MAVTVTDEPGDVVDPSEVSSPRSWKRAFADLAQGWRQRPLWGYLGWQDIKQRYRRSVLGPLWISISMGVIALGLGILYSALFQISLATFLPHVAVGLLIWNFVSGCILEGSEVFIANEGLIKFLPAPLSLHIYRLVWRQTLFFLHNLVVWVVLMIVFPHPLGLSSLLAVPAFVLLAVNGAWVAILAGILATRFRDIPPIIASVTQLVFYLTPIVWSVDILSDNPAARERAQLVELNPVFHFVEIVRQPLLGQEIVGRYWLVTGVITLVGWTAALICLRNYRSRVAYWV; from the coding sequence GTGGCCGTGACCGTGACCGACGAGCCGGGCGACGTCGTCGACCCGTCCGAGGTGTCGAGCCCGCGCAGCTGGAAGCGGGCCTTCGCGGACCTCGCCCAGGGCTGGCGGCAACGACCGCTGTGGGGCTACCTGGGCTGGCAGGACATCAAGCAGCGCTACCGGCGCTCGGTCCTGGGACCGCTGTGGATCTCGATCAGCATGGGCGTCATCGCGCTCGGCCTCGGGATCCTCTACTCGGCGCTGTTCCAGATCTCGCTGGCGACCTTCCTCCCGCACGTCGCCGTCGGGCTGCTGATCTGGAACTTCGTGTCCGGCTGCATCCTCGAGGGCAGCGAGGTCTTCATCGCCAACGAGGGCCTGATCAAGTTCCTCCCGGCACCGCTGAGCCTGCACATCTACCGGCTCGTGTGGCGGCAGACGCTGTTCTTCCTGCACAACCTGGTCGTCTGGGTCGTGCTGATGATCGTGTTCCCGCACCCGCTGGGGCTGTCGTCGCTGCTGGCGGTCCCGGCGTTCGTGCTGCTGGCGGTGAACGGGGCGTGGGTCGCGATCCTCGCCGGGATCCTCGCGACCCGGTTCCGGGACATCCCGCCGATCATCGCCAGCGTCACCCAGCTGGTCTTCTACCTGACCCCGATCGTCTGGTCGGTGGACATCCTCAGCGACAACCCGGCCGCCCGCGAACGTGCCCAGCTGGTCGAGCTGAACCCGGTCTTCCACTTCGTCGAGATCGTGCGCCAGCCACTGCTCGGCCAGGAGATCGTCGGCCGGTACTGGCTGGTGACCGGCGTGATCACGCTGGTCGGCTGGACCGCCGCGCTGATCTGCCTGCGCAACTACCGCTCCCGCGTCGCGTACTGGGTGTGA
- a CDS encoding bacterial proteasome activator family protein: MADMSDEQETPGDRVVVVGADGRPVGMASVPQDDEAQSPASMVEQPAKVMRIGTMIKQLLEEVKAAPLDEASRERLKEIHENSVKELEEGLAPELREELQRLSLPFTADKTPSEGELRIAQAQLVGWLEGLFHGIQTALFAQQMAARAQLEQMRRGLPPGVGGAPDQNIPEGMGRGTGQYL; encoded by the coding sequence ATGGCGGACATGAGCGACGAGCAGGAGACACCCGGGGACCGGGTCGTGGTGGTCGGCGCCGACGGGCGTCCGGTGGGCATGGCGTCGGTCCCGCAGGACGACGAGGCCCAGAGCCCCGCATCGATGGTCGAGCAGCCCGCGAAGGTCATGCGGATCGGCACCATGATCAAGCAGCTGCTCGAGGAGGTGAAGGCCGCGCCGCTGGACGAGGCGTCCCGCGAGCGACTCAAGGAGATCCACGAGAACTCCGTCAAGGAGCTCGAGGAAGGCCTGGCGCCGGAGCTGCGCGAGGAGCTGCAGCGGCTCAGCCTCCCGTTCACGGCGGACAAGACGCCGTCGGAGGGCGAGCTGCGGATCGCCCAGGCCCAGCTGGTGGGCTGGCTGGAGGGGCTGTTCCACGGCATCCAGACCGCGCTGTTCGCCCAGCAGATGGCCGCCCGCGCGCAGCTGGAACAGATGCGTCGCGGACTGCCCCCCGGTGTGGGTGGCGCACCCGACCAGAACATCCCGGAGGGCATGGGCCGGGGTACGGGGCAGTACCTCTGA
- a CDS encoding NAD(P)H-quinone oxidoreductase: MWAITLSEYGGPENMAWAQVPDPEPAPGEVVLDVVSSAVNRADLLQVQGNYPVPPGASEILGLECAGRIAALGEGVTGWSVGDEVCALLVGGGYATKVAVPAPQLLPVPEGVSLTEAGGLPEVACTVWSNVFLEGRLAEGETFLVQGGSSGIGTHAIQVAKAFGARVAATAGHADRLQFCRDLGADIVIDYHDDIAEALKKATDGHGADIILDNMGAKGLTNNLSALARDGRLMIIGMQGGVKAELNIGALLAKRGHISAMGLRGRPVEGPHSKAEVVAGVAGNVWPLFADGRVRPVVFERFAMSDAAEAHRRLDAGGVTGKLLLVNS; encoded by the coding sequence ATGTGGGCGATCACCCTGAGCGAGTACGGCGGACCGGAGAACATGGCGTGGGCGCAGGTGCCCGACCCCGAGCCCGCACCGGGCGAGGTCGTGCTCGACGTCGTGTCCTCGGCCGTCAACCGGGCCGACCTGCTGCAGGTCCAGGGCAACTACCCGGTCCCGCCGGGCGCCTCGGAGATCCTCGGGCTGGAGTGCGCGGGCCGGATCGCCGCGCTCGGCGAGGGGGTCACCGGCTGGTCGGTCGGTGACGAGGTCTGCGCCCTGCTCGTCGGTGGCGGCTACGCGACGAAGGTCGCCGTCCCGGCACCGCAGCTGCTGCCCGTCCCCGAGGGCGTCTCCCTGACCGAGGCCGGCGGCCTGCCCGAGGTCGCGTGCACGGTCTGGTCGAACGTGTTCCTGGAGGGGCGTCTCGCCGAGGGTGAGACCTTCCTGGTCCAGGGCGGCTCGTCGGGCATCGGGACGCACGCGATCCAGGTCGCCAAGGCGTTCGGCGCCCGGGTCGCCGCGACCGCGGGGCACGCCGACCGGCTGCAGTTCTGCCGCGACCTGGGCGCGGACATCGTCATCGACTACCACGACGACATCGCCGAGGCGCTGAAGAAGGCCACCGACGGCCACGGCGCCGACATCATCCTCGACAACATGGGCGCCAAGGGCCTGACGAACAACCTGTCCGCGCTCGCCCGCGACGGCCGCCTCATGATCATCGGCATGCAGGGCGGGGTGAAGGCGGAGCTGAACATCGGCGCGCTGCTCGCCAAGCGCGGGCACATCTCGGCGATGGGCCTGCGCGGACGCCCGGTCGAGGGGCCGCACTCCAAGGCCGAGGTCGTCGCGGGGGTCGCCGGGAACGTGTGGCCGCTGTTCGCCGACGGCCGGGTGCGGCCGGTGGTCTTCGAGCGGTTCGCGATGTCCGACGCGGCCGAGGCGCACCGCAGGCTCGACGCCGGTGGAGTGACCGGCAAGCTCCTGCTCGTGAACTCCTGA
- a CDS encoding GNAT family N-acetyltransferase, whose translation MDVLPAPIDPVPDPWPMAGLVLRTPHLELRTEDDVSLRELVAAVHASGIHPSSEMPFRMPWTRADPRHLGRGMVQYFWGNRARASPEWWTLTFVVRAQDRVIGLQDVVGDRFGVRREVSTGSYLVRHAQGRGYGNEMRAAVLAFAFDHLGALVARSEYLTGNARSAAVSARLGYRDDGTATIVHDDERVTEYRVRLDREAFVRPGWEPVVEGYTADLAGFLAAEPLVS comes from the coding sequence ATGGACGTGCTGCCCGCGCCGATCGACCCGGTGCCCGACCCGTGGCCGATGGCCGGGCTGGTGCTGCGGACCCCGCACCTGGAGCTGCGGACCGAGGACGACGTGTCGCTGCGCGAGCTGGTCGCGGCCGTCCACGCGAGCGGGATCCACCCGTCGTCGGAGATGCCGTTCCGCATGCCGTGGACCCGGGCTGACCCGCGCCACCTGGGGCGCGGCATGGTGCAGTACTTCTGGGGGAACCGGGCGAGGGCGTCACCGGAGTGGTGGACGCTGACGTTCGTCGTACGGGCACAGGACCGGGTGATCGGCCTGCAGGACGTGGTGGGGGACCGGTTCGGTGTGCGCCGCGAGGTCTCGACCGGCTCGTACCTGGTGCGCCACGCGCAGGGCCGCGGGTACGGGAACGAGATGCGCGCCGCGGTGCTGGCGTTCGCCTTCGACCACCTCGGGGCACTGGTGGCGCGCTCGGAGTACCTGACGGGCAACGCGCGGTCCGCGGCGGTGTCGGCCCGGCTCGGCTACCGCGACGACGGCACCGCCACGATCGTGCACGACGACGAGCGCGTCACCGAGTACCGGGTACGCCTCGACCGGGAGGCGTTCGTGCGGCCCGGGTGGGAGCCGGTCGTCGAGGGCTACACCGCGGACCTGGCGGGGTTCCTCGCCGCGGAGCCCCTGGTCAGCTGA
- a CDS encoding VC0807 family protein encodes MSRRELVTTVLADLVAPLVLFYGLRAAGADAVTALLAGAAVPAARALWVLARDRRAEWFALLVLALCLASAATALVGGDERVLLARDALVTAALGAVLLASVPTARPVLFTVGRLTLTEAGHSPDEWDRRWASSARFRGIWRWLTAGWAAGLFADAALRVQAAYTLPVDVVPAVHAVQWFAVLAVLLVAGQVWLRLPRHRALIFS; translated from the coding sequence GTGAGCCGCCGGGAGCTCGTGACGACGGTGCTCGCCGACCTCGTCGCGCCGCTGGTGCTGTTCTACGGCCTGCGCGCCGCCGGCGCCGACGCGGTGACCGCGCTGCTCGCCGGGGCCGCGGTCCCGGCGGCGCGGGCGCTGTGGGTGCTGGCGCGTGACCGGCGCGCCGAGTGGTTCGCCCTGCTGGTGCTCGCGCTGTGCCTGGCGAGTGCGGCGACGGCGCTGGTCGGCGGGGACGAACGGGTCCTGCTCGCCCGCGACGCCCTGGTCACCGCCGCCCTCGGCGCGGTCCTGCTGGCGAGCGTCCCGACGGCCCGTCCGGTGCTGTTCACCGTCGGGCGGCTCACCCTCACCGAAGCCGGCCACAGTCCCGACGAGTGGGACCGCCGCTGGGCGTCGTCGGCGCGGTTCCGTGGAATCTGGCGGTGGCTGACGGCGGGCTGGGCAGCCGGGCTGTTCGCCGACGCAGCGCTGCGGGTGCAGGCCGCGTACACGTTGCCGGTCGACGTGGTGCCCGCCGTGCACGCCGTGCAGTGGTTCGCCGTGCTGGCCGTGCTGCTCGTCGCCGGGCAGGTGTGGCTGCGGCTGCCCCGGCACCGCGCGCTGATCTTCAGCTGA
- a CDS encoding alpha/beta fold hydrolase: protein MRTGHFTSTAARDRFRTLHRTVVAGLGPTTGRYIDTSHGSVRVLTCEGPAGTPLVLLPGAGSPGVSWEPNVPALRRLATVHLVDPLGGPGASAQDVPIRNLADQVRWLRDVLDVLGPCHLVGTSLGGRLAFEVALRAPAGIRTLTLLDPAVTFARIPPGTVAASLGALPGAPSWLRRLFVARLGGGADVGDDPVARLIEAGLSGYASAVPHPSLPSARDVAAVEVRTLVLLGGRSTMLDPVRARERAALLPRGTVEVWPDAGHALPGEFPERVAERLSSLVAA, encoded by the coding sequence ATGCGCACCGGACACTTCACCAGCACCGCGGCCCGCGACCGCTTCCGCACGCTGCACCGCACCGTCGTCGCAGGGCTGGGACCGACGACCGGCAGGTACATCGACACGAGCCACGGCTCCGTCCGGGTCCTGACCTGCGAGGGACCGGCCGGGACGCCGCTCGTCCTGCTCCCGGGCGCGGGCTCACCGGGGGTGAGCTGGGAACCGAACGTGCCCGCGTTGCGCCGGCTCGCGACCGTCCACCTCGTGGACCCGCTCGGCGGCCCGGGGGCGAGCGCCCAGGACGTGCCGATCCGGAACCTCGCCGACCAGGTCCGCTGGCTGCGCGACGTGCTGGACGTGCTCGGACCGTGCCACCTCGTCGGGACCTCGCTCGGCGGCCGCCTCGCGTTCGAGGTCGCCCTCCGCGCGCCGGCCGGGATCCGGACGCTGACCCTGCTCGACCCGGCCGTCACGTTCGCCCGCATCCCACCGGGGACCGTGGCCGCCTCGCTCGGAGCGCTCCCCGGCGCGCCGTCGTGGCTGCGCAGGCTGTTCGTCGCCCGCCTGGGCGGCGGTGCCGACGTCGGCGACGACCCGGTCGCCCGGTTGATCGAGGCCGGCCTGTCCGGCTACGCCTCGGCGGTGCCGCACCCGTCGCTGCCCTCGGCGCGCGACGTGGCCGCGGTCGAGGTCCGCACCCTGGTGCTGCTGGGCGGGCGCAGCACGATGCTCGACCCCGTCCGCGCCCGGGAGCGGGCCGCGTTGCTGCCCCGCGGCACCGTCGAGGTGTGGCCGGACGCAGGCCACGCGCTGCCCGGCGAGTTCCCGGAGCGGGTCGCCGAGCGCCTCTCGTCACTGGTGGCGGCGTGA
- a CDS encoding TetR/AcrR family transcriptional regulator: protein MPRVVDHGLRRDEIARALWRIAAAEGLEAVSLARVAQEAGVSKGRVQHYFASRDELLDFAAQQLRLRVDERVRARMATAAPSSPLEEVRVLLGALFPLDDEARADARVGSAFLIRSLGDERLRETYRAGDRLLHDAVADRLAAARDRGELAALDPDREAVVLLALAGGLAESVLLGGTDGAGALAVLDHQLGRLRP, encoded by the coding sequence ATGCCGAGGGTGGTCGACCACGGCCTGCGGCGCGACGAGATCGCGCGGGCGCTGTGGCGGATCGCGGCCGCGGAGGGGCTGGAGGCGGTCAGCCTGGCGCGGGTCGCGCAGGAGGCCGGGGTGTCCAAGGGGCGGGTGCAGCACTACTTCGCCTCCCGCGACGAGCTGCTGGACTTCGCGGCACAGCAGCTGCGGCTGCGGGTCGACGAGCGGGTGCGCGCGCGGATGGCGACGGCCGCGCCGTCCTCGCCGCTGGAGGAGGTCCGCGTCCTGCTGGGCGCGCTGTTCCCGCTCGACGACGAGGCCCGCGCCGACGCCCGTGTCGGCTCCGCCTTCCTCATCCGGTCCCTCGGCGACGAGCGGCTGCGCGAGACCTACCGGGCCGGTGACCGGCTCCTCCACGACGCCGTCGCCGACCGGCTCGCCGCGGCCCGTGACCGCGGCGAGCTCGCCGCGCTCGACCCGGACCGCGAGGCCGTCGTGCTGCTCGCGCTGGCCGGCGGTCTCGCGGAGTCGGTGCTGCTGGGCGGTACCGACGGTGCCGGTGCGCTCGCCGTGCTGGACCACCAGCTGGGTCGGCTGCGCCCGTAG
- a CDS encoding KPN_02809 family neutral zinc metallopeptidase: MRFDENARLDTSGVDDLRGSGGGRGGGVGGRVAGAGGGLGLVGVILYLLLSNFAGVDMSGMGAGGGYPGLDQVGSGQTADNSSLQQNCATGESANTSTDCRVVAVVNSLDDFWVTQFTSGFTPPRTNFFSGGVSTDGCGSATSDSGPFYCPADSEIYIDLTFFQELQTRFGAQGGPFSQAYVMAHEYGHHIQNLTGTNRRAGNDTGPTSGSVRLELQADCYAGVWANHATTTPGPSGRPLISELNRSDIDAALDTASRIGDDYIQSNLGGGRVDESQFSHGSSAQREKWFATGLQSGNPDACDTFAARSLD; encoded by the coding sequence GTGCGGTTCGACGAGAACGCCCGGCTCGACACGTCCGGCGTGGACGACCTGCGCGGGTCCGGCGGCGGCCGGGGCGGCGGGGTCGGCGGCCGGGTGGCCGGTGCGGGCGGCGGTCTGGGCCTCGTCGGCGTCATCCTCTACCTGCTCCTGTCGAACTTCGCGGGCGTCGACATGTCCGGGATGGGGGCGGGCGGCGGCTACCCCGGACTCGACCAGGTCGGCTCCGGCCAGACCGCGGACAACTCCTCGCTGCAGCAGAACTGCGCCACCGGCGAGTCGGCGAACACCTCGACCGACTGCCGCGTCGTCGCCGTCGTCAACTCCCTCGACGACTTCTGGGTCACCCAGTTCACCTCCGGCTTCACCCCGCCGCGGACGAACTTCTTCTCCGGCGGGGTCAGCACCGACGGCTGCGGCTCGGCGACGTCGGACAGCGGGCCGTTCTACTGCCCCGCCGACTCCGAGATCTACATCGACCTCACCTTCTTCCAGGAGCTGCAGACCCGCTTCGGCGCGCAGGGCGGGCCGTTCTCCCAGGCCTACGTGATGGCCCACGAGTACGGCCACCACATCCAGAACCTGACCGGCACCAACCGCCGGGCGGGCAACGACACCGGCCCCACCTCGGGCTCGGTGCGCCTCGAGCTGCAGGCCGACTGCTACGCGGGCGTGTGGGCGAACCACGCGACGACCACGCCCGGCCCGTCGGGCAGGCCGCTGATCAGCGAGCTGAACCGGTCCGACATCGACGCCGCCCTGGACACCGCGTCCCGGATCGGCGACGACTACATCCAGTCCAACCTGGGCGGCGGCCGCGTCGACGAGTCCCAGTTCTCGCACGGCAGCTCCGCGCAGCGGGAGAAGTGGTTCGCCACCGGGCTGCAGAGCGGCAACCCGGACGCCTGCGACACCTTCGCCGCGCGCAGCCTCGACTGA
- a CDS encoding helix-turn-helix transcriptional regulator, whose translation MGRSSDVPLVGFAHSPVPISVQHVDGSGVTLPRVRGAHAHDFLMLVHIVRGTCAYRVDGRTWDLREGDAFVIAPGAVVDHAVESTGPPGELWSVLFPAEAVAPASWRDHPLLAPFVGRHRGGGQRIAVPPGDRATWRSRLADLDDELSRRRDGHAEAARAHLTLLLVALGRLVDDVPAESGDPLLAAVFAVVEERFAGPLSLRDVAALVGLTPGHLTTVVRRGTGRTVQQWITERRLREARRLLTSTDLPVADIGVRVGYPDPGYFARRFRAAHGSAPATWRTSPATP comes from the coding sequence ATGGGACGAAGTTCGGATGTCCCGCTCGTCGGCTTCGCCCACTCGCCGGTACCGATCTCGGTACAGCACGTCGACGGGTCGGGGGTGACCCTGCCGCGGGTGCGGGGCGCGCACGCACACGACTTCCTGATGCTCGTCCACATCGTGCGCGGTACGTGCGCGTACCGGGTCGACGGACGCACCTGGGACCTCCGCGAGGGCGACGCGTTCGTGATCGCGCCCGGTGCGGTGGTCGACCACGCCGTGGAGAGCACGGGTCCGCCCGGGGAGCTGTGGTCGGTCCTGTTCCCCGCGGAGGCGGTCGCGCCCGCGTCCTGGCGGGACCATCCGCTGCTCGCCCCGTTCGTCGGTCGCCACCGCGGCGGCGGGCAGCGGATCGCCGTCCCGCCGGGCGACCGGGCGACCTGGCGGAGCCGTCTCGCCGATCTCGACGACGAGCTGTCCCGTCGCCGCGACGGCCACGCCGAGGCCGCCCGCGCCCACCTCACCCTGCTGCTGGTCGCGCTCGGCCGGCTCGTCGACGACGTGCCCGCCGAGTCCGGTGACCCGCTGCTGGCGGCGGTGTTCGCCGTCGTCGAGGAGCGGTTCGCCGGGCCGCTGTCGCTGCGCGACGTCGCTGCGCTCGTCGGGCTCACCCCCGGGCACCTGACGACCGTCGTGCGGCGCGGGACCGGACGGACCGTGCAGCAGTGGATCACCGAGCGGCGACTGCGGGAGGCGCGCCGGCTGTTGACGTCCACCGACCTGCCGGTCGCCGACATCGGGGTCCGCGTCGGCTACCCCGATCCCGGCTACTTCGCCCGACGCTTCCGTGCCGCCCACGGCAGCGCCCCCGCGACCTGGCGGACGTCACCCGCCACCCCCTGA